In Daphnia magna isolate NIES linkage group LG5, ASM2063170v1.1, whole genome shotgun sequence, the sequence TTCATATCTACTACCCAGAAAGGTTCAACTACTTGGAGCTTATCCCGCTGACCTTTGTCTACTTAGTTCTGTTCCTCTACATTTACTTTTCGGTTCGCAAGATAGAAATGGTGAAATCAAAGTTCGGCATGGCTTTTAGTGCCGTCGTCACTGTGGTGGCATCACTGGGCATGTCTGTCGGTCTCTGCACGTGGTTCGGATTGCGTTTCACGCTCCAAGGACGAGACGTATTCCCCTATTTGGTCGTGATCGTTGGCTTGGAGAACATTTTGGTGTTGACCCGCTCCGTGGTGTCGACGCCTGCCAACTTGGACGTTAAGATCCGTGTGGCTCAGGGACTTAGTCGCGAAGGCTGGAATATAACCAAAAATCTTTTGACCGAAATCACTATCTTGACGGTTGGCTTCTTCACCTTTGTTCCAGCAATCCAAGAATTCTGTCTGTTTGCCGTCGTCGCCCTCCTATCCGATTTCGTCCTCCAAATGCTGTTCTTCTCCACCGTCCTGTCCATCGACATATTGCGCAAAGAGTTGTCGGAAATCCAACGCCAACGGCGGCAGCTTCAACCTGGCCAGCAGTACTTGGCCACCAATCATAGCGTCCAAACTCCGAATTCAGCGGAACGTGCGTTTATAGCTAATTCTGTCCACCCGCACTTACGCACCCGAGGGCACACGGCTGCCATTTCGTCCAAAGCCACTCCAACGGCCGTCGTAGCGCCTTCGTCGTACACGCACAATCGATCAGCTATGGCCAGAGTGCCACGAAGGATAAAGATTGTTCATTTCTGGGCCCGCACGCGCTTCTTCCAGCGTACCTTTATGGTGGCTGTTGTCATCTGGATGAGTATCTTCTTCTACAAGTACGTGGCCATCGAGAATTTGACGGGTGAAACGGCTGGCTGGTCAGTTCAACCGAACGATTCATCGCCGGTTGAACTTCCAGCGCAATCGCCGCAACCCAGTGTCAAAGTCTCGTGCTCTGCCGGATCCAATTGTGTTCGATCAGGGGAACCAGATGTCACGAAAGAAACCGCAACCCATCGCGCTGCGTCTGAATATGCGACTGTGTCGCCCTCCACCggcaaagaagaaatcgaTTGGCAGAGTCGGTTGCAACACCCGAAGAACGTAGATCTTTGGAGGAGGTTGTCGTATCGTCACTGGCCTGATTTGCTGGATATTTACAACATTTCTCTGGCCGGAAAATGCATAGCCATATTACCTTCCATTCGTCTTTCCATACCGGTCCATCCCGAACGGCTGTCGGAAGTGCGCAACAGTAGGGACGGCGAGTACCTGTCGCGATCGCGCTGGAAATCTTTGGCATCAGCCCTCGATTCGCTCGATGTCCTCGACGGAGATGACAGTGATTTCGGCACGTCGGGTCTCAATCACGACGGAGGTCTCAATAGTGGATCAGGCGGGAACGGGGGCTCGGACGAAGACAGCAAGACACCCTACGTTCCGTCGTCGCCCATACAAATCATCTTGACCACTTTATTGGCCATCCCCAGCGTCGTTTTCATCGCCTACGTCACCGTCGTCCTGTATCGTTGCATATGTTCCCGTCACTACGCCGAATGGAGGAGCTCTTCGACGTTCTGGTCGCTGGGTTGGGGCTGGGCCGGCAATGCCGGTGGCGGTTTGACGCAAGAGTCTCGCGAATATTACTCACAAATAGTAGCAGAGTCGATGCCTCTCGTTCTCGACGGTCACCGTTCGCCGATCGAATGCATTTCCACCGATGGCGATGTCGTATCGAGCGTATGCTTATCCGGCCAGCTGCACATCTGGGACATTCAAACGGGCGACGCGGTAGCTCAAATCGATCGAAACACGTATTTTGCCGCCCTACATCAACAGTCAACGCCGCCGTCGCCGAACGGTCTGCGCCGTGATACGTACTCATCAACCAACGAGATGGCCGCTTTTAACGGTCCCACCTTTTCGAACCCGATTGTTTTGAGATCTTCGGGCTCTTTTCATTCTCCTCCGGCTAGCCCCAACGACCTGTCGTGGAAGGACAGGACTAGTCCGACTAGCGTCAAAACGTCTTACTATCCGTCACCAGTGTGGTGCATGCAATGCTTTGATGGACAGGTGGCGCTGGGCTGCGCCAACGGACGGATTGAAATTTGGAGCCACAGTTCGGGATTGCGTTGCCTTTACGATGATGGCGGTGGCGTCGGAGTAGCTCAAGCTGAAAGTTTGCGGCGAATATCTTCTGGCTGCCCGGCTGAATGGAACCCTAGAATCGTTCCAGTTCCATGCGGATTTCGGCAGTTCTGTCGAACAAGTCGATCGTCGTGTTCATTCCCTCCACGGGGTTGGTGAATACGATTCAGAAGGTCGACATTCTCCGTCCGTTTTTCGTCTTGTCCGGCTCAACTGGGCCAGGGCTCATCAACAGCCCATCTCAGTCCTGGACGCGTCGGCCAACGGCAGCCGCGTAGTGACGGGTTCATTAGATCATTGCCTGAAAGTTTGGCGGCTGGAAACACTGACGGCCCTGTACTGTTTGCACGGCCACCGCGGACCCATCACCGCCATGTTTATCGACGGCGCGTACCCTTGCAGCGCGTCCGGAACGGGAAGTCAAGACGGAATGCTGTGCATGTGGGATTTGTCCAGCGGCACTTGCGTCTACAGTTTGCAGGCTCACGACGGTAGCGTGTCCGTCCTGACCTACACGTCCTCGTACGTGATCAGCCTGGGCGCCGATGATAAGTTATGCGTGTGGGAGCGATTTCAGGGTCATCTGCTCAACTCTCTTTCGTTGGCCCGTCTTGCTCTGTGCGGTAGTTTGGCTATGCTCAACGACCGGTTACTTGTCACCAGTCGGCAAGGTTCGCTGGTCGTCTGGGACGTCCGAACGGGCGAATCGATTCGAGAAGTTCGCCTCGGCGATGCCGACTCGAGTACTTTCGTTCGCAATGTGATGGTCGTTAGAGACAATGTCATCTGTGACTATGGCACTCAGTTGCGTATCGTTTCTTTCCCCATGATTTCCACCCACAAAGTTGAGTAAATTATTGTGGAAGTTTGCATATGTCTCTCTGTGCGTGTGTCTTTGTGTTTCTCAAAACTTCTTTTGTGGTCTTAGACATTATTTCTTTACTCTAGTGTGACATTTGTATCTTGGCTGTATAGATTACGGCATAGAGGCTATTGAATTCTTCGGACAAACACATACCAAAACCATTGCCGATTGAATAAactgagttttttttttttttttttcttccctttcctTCCCTCGTTTTCGAATGTGTTACACTTCGAATTACCCCTTTCATCGATCTGGGGTTAAGTAGAAGTGGTAGAAACAGAATTTTCAGAAACTCTATGAGATGGCAGTTGAATTGCTGTAGTACAGTACATGGAAATGTGGATCGTACAGGTTTTACATCGACgtcaatttcattaatttcgAATTCGGTAAAATCATTTCGAAACGTTCTTAAGCCATTTGGCCTTTACGATCGTTGTTAATAGTGATGGGGACATCTTTACGTCCATATAGCTTAAAATTTTAGGAGCAACGTGGTATCGTTGAGAGCATAGAGTAGTATTTTGTCAACGGTAGACTACTGTAGCGTTTGCCTGTTACTATACTTTGACTTCGGACTCAGACCATTAGTTTTCAGGTATTATTTGTGATTTTTACCAAGCGGTGAACCCTCTTTTGACTGCTGCGAACGGCTCtcagcattttctttttttttttttgctttcgttTGCAAGGCCATCTATTAGCCAATCGTCCTACTGCGTTTGGGTGAAAACCAACCAAATCACGAGTTGTGTGGTACTGTAAGTGCAGCTCACCTGAAAATAAATATCTAatcaaagttgttttttttttttttaatagatcTGCATCCCTACACCAGTTGGATTGTCACCAAATAGAATAGTATGTTTCAAATGAGTGTTGTTGCGCAATTTCCTTTCGAGAAAAGGTCCAGAACTCGTCTTTAACTTGCTACCAAAGACTTTCATtcattttattacaaaattgTTTAACCATGCCACACGTTTGTGAATATGGGCTATGATGAATgttacaataataataaaaaaaacatggtttgTATTACTtgtcttattatttttgcaGAAGTCATTGATGATTACAGAAGGATACAAGTAAAAAGGACGAACAACCCGCGAAACCTCTATGAGATGATTTAtaagttttcccttttgtgaTTGCTGGGGCTCTCGATCAAATCGGTTTTATCTGTCCAGGTTGTTCAACAGTGTAGCTCAAAAAGATAATATTTTACATGCCAAGATTACCAACACGTCATCCACCAAACGTGAAATTCCATAATATTCAACTGCcggcaaataaataaataactgCAAATGATTGCGATAGGTCGGAGATTAAATGGAGCCAGTCCGATTTGAAAATCACGATAAAAGATCGATGTACAGAGACGACGGTAGAGAGCGAATTAGGACGAGGATGGGATGCAAATGCCCATGAACGTTCGGGCGCACTTGTTGGTCGTGATGCAAATTTCGCCGCTTCTCTTCATCGCTTGAGCAAAATTCCACGTCTGTTTAACGTCAGCGGCCCCAGTCGAGCGCCACGAAGCGAAATCTTCAAAGGTACAAGTCTCCAATTCTTCGctaatttcttcttcaaacAGGCTGCAAAATGACGCAATCAAAAAGTTCAATCAAAAAGCGAAccaaattagaaaaatttcaaaatctaaaacaaaacaaaacaaaacaaaacaaaaacaactgaaCAGTCTTTAATCATACACGTCAATGATGTACCTTTTTTTTGGAATAAGCTCCACTTTGCCACCGACGGCGCACAACCCGGTCACGTAGACATCTTCGAGTGGTAGAACAGGGTCACCTGAGCGGCGGCCAATAAACGAGGCACTGCTGGCCTGCCCATCAGGTAAGCTCCACCAAGAACGAAACGAGGGAACTCTTTGAGTGGCCACGCTTTTTTCGTCGTTTTATGTCTCTCGTCTGCAACGACATAAGCATCGTGAAATGAGATACACAAATTATCAAGACGTTTTGCCATCTCAGTCTAAGCTAAAGATAAAATTTAGGTTAAATACGCATATGATAGCATTCATAAGATAAACCTCCGTAACGTATAACGAAAGGCTTCTATTGGAGATAAATGGCGGTTTGGCCAGGCTAAACGAATAAATTTGTTAATTAATCGTCCATAACCGAGACAACCAACCTGATGTCGTGTGTGGATTCATGCTGTCGATCAAGCTACCGGTAATGGTGGGCCTCGCTTTGCCCTTCTCCATCGCCTTGAGCATTGTTGCTGCGCTGACGTAGACGTCATCATCGATCTTGAGGATTTGCTCAATTTCCGGACAGTGGCGGTCGATCCAGACGAGCCCGGCCAAAGTTTTGAAAACGCCATTCTCTATTGGCTCTTGCACGTTGGTCTGGATCAAGTCCCGGTGGGTGGTTGCCTCCTCTTCGATGGCCCGATGCAGAGTGACGTTCGCCGTTTGGCCAATTATGAAAACAACGTCGACTTTGCCGCCGACCAGCTGATGCAAATCTTTGATCCACGTGTCGCGAGCCGCCTGTCGTTCTTCAGTGTGCGCAGCCGATGAAATGGCCATAATCAGGTAGGTGGCGTTGGAGCGGCACGTGTCCACCGCTTCCATCGTGAACTGAAATCCAATGTCGACGACAACTTTGCCAGACGGGATGGAATAAGGTGACGACATCTTCGATTTGAGCGTCGGCAATTTTCTGCTGGTCACCTTGACATAATTGCGATAAATCGCATTGGATTGGTCGGCCGAAACTGCCGGCTGAGCGGCAGCAGCTCCGGCGTTGAGCAGCGCCGACGCCAGCTGGCCGTTGGACAACAATTGGCTCAACAAGTTGAAGCCACCGCCATTAGTTTCGCCGGAAACAGACGatggttgttgttgctgttgcagTTGTTGTTGCATTGTCATCATCTTGGTAGCCAGGCCGAGAATGAGCTTGGGATCGAGTTTTTGACTAGCCACAGCGCCTTTAAGCAAACCCAAGGCCGATTTGGCCATTTGAGGGTCGAATCCGGCTTTCGATAGTTTGGCGCTCTGCCACATCAATTGAGAAGCCATTTCCAGCATGCGCATGTCCGGACTGGATCCCTTATTAGCTGCAATCGACGAAGGATCGGCCAGACCGTTGGTTAGCATTTGTAATCCCATTTGCGCTAGATTGGCGTACTTGGGATTTGGATTGATCCTCGACATCGTTAACGGCTGATGACGAGGCTGGCTCATTACTGTTGGCGACAGCTTGTTGCTGGCGACCCGTCACTTCATTCgttggctgctgttgctgttgttgtggcTTTAGCTGGGCTGGTCCCCGTTGGTTTTTCATGTTGTTAAAAGCATTAGCCAACAGATTAAGACCAAGTTTCGCCATCGTTGGGTCGTTAGGGTCGGCTGATAGCTTCTTGGCAGCCATGGCCATTAAATCCATGGCTGGTTTTTTGTTCGTCATCAGGTGATCAAGAGCTTTCTTAGCTACGTCTCCCATGGCGGCCTTGGCTTTGCTGATGGACGGATTGAGGAACTTCTTCGTCTGGCCGATCCACCTCTTGACCTACTGGCGCTGACCGTTGGCCAAGGTTAAAGTCAGCCCCCACGACCGTAGCCGCGCTCCCGGCGCCTGCCACTACTACTGTAGGGTTGTCTGCGTGTCGCGGGCCAACAGCCTGTTGGACGACAGCAGCCAATTCTAACGGCTGATAATGTCCATCCTGTTGCTCCGATGACGAAACGGgactgttgctgctgctaCCCGTATTGGTCGTGACGACCACTTGACTGTGCAGGCCGTTGAGGTAGaaggagaagagaaagagTTGCATGAGCGCCAGCGTGACGACCAGTCCGACGACGCGATTGCGGAACACGCTGCTGAAACAATAATGCGCGTTGCAGCGATACATGACTTCACCGAAAGGCATCCTCTGATCGAAATGGGCCAACGTTCGTCTCCACGAACGTGACCGGTATTTTTTCTCCTCGTCTCTCACTTTTGGTCCGTGGGCTGACTGTTTGTGGGCCCGTCTTTGGGCTTCTTGTTTTACTCGtttatttgtttccttttttattatttactttagttcttcttctttttttttattttttttttcctttttcgttgaacaaggttgccttttttttaaatatccgTTAAGAAAAATGGATTCGGTTAGATTGCTGCTATTCACTGTTGGTCTGCCCACCAACGCGTGTTGTCGATAGAGTACAGGGAACACTCACAAACCCGCAACAGAAGAGGGACGAGACTGAAGGAACGGGAATTACACGGTACACACTCACACACCCACACACGCAGACACAGATGTGTTCGCTGTTTGGTTGGCCGTCGTcacgaaataaaagaaaattcgcGAAAAggacagaaaagaaaaagggttaaaagaaaaaaaaaagaacccaacaaaaacaaaaatagataaataaaagaaagaaagaaaaaaaaaacagggcaacaaggagaaaaaagaaaagcagagGAGCAAAAAGACAAAGATGGTGAAGATCGATATCGATCGGTGGCGATCGAACTGCTAGAAGTGGCGCACGTAgtccaaaagaaagaaaagaaaagacgccAGTAATCGAAGAGAACACTCGAGAGCACAAACACGGCAACTGTAAACGGACAAACGGTGTCGACACCAACGACCAGGAACTAGTCGTCTTCCTCGAAAGAAAAACACTAGTCAACTCGGGTGGGTGGttacagacacacacacacacacgcgctcGATCCAGAGCCCGGAATTCTGAGCGACACTGCCGGTGTATGCGCTAGCCTCACCGACGCTGCCCAGTCACCAATCAAACTGCGTTACAATATGATGACGACGAAGTATCTACCACTTGGATAAACCACACACGCAGCCATACACGCAAGAGGTTAGTATACCAATCAAAGAGTTCACCGGTGGAGGAGCCGCCgagctgttgttgttgtggccCCAGTTGAGAAAcgaatagaaaataaaactcGAAAAACCCAAAAGGCTTTGTGCATAGAGCGAGAAAGAGTCAATGAGACTTCAGAATTTtctctaaagagaaaaaagaaagagagaaagaggaaaatagcaaaagaaagaagaagaagaagaag encodes:
- the LOC116921099 gene encoding LOW QUALITY PROTEIN: sterol regulatory element-binding protein cleavage-activating protein (The sequence of the model RefSeq protein was modified relative to this genomic sequence to represent the inferred CDS: deleted 1 base in 1 codon) yields the protein MAFIDPQIGHHPAVEDVDPTALANGRGLHSSTKGLSIPDRVALLYYKHGLLCSSYPWCTIVVAIIIVLTSCHPLLSLPFPGNEPEEISIPLPEKRISTDQDFETLQYPTRWGTQQPSFFIQQIVIRSSVNPWTSDLGLMDAFRGPLGEVFKIHSGLLGFHSRTSNLTLRDVCLYVESVAPRARSFQHLLPEFSCLVLSPANLWQLDENTFRNDAQFLDTIFSFKNPVVEVRSSMADILYGVSLKNSGLKKFPVKTRSRVLTYAVTIILKTHSEPFLSDLRLKLRNQFPLHSSTQESSPSRRTVVHIYYPERFNYLELIPLTFVYLVLFLYIYFSVRKIEMVKSKFGMAFSAVVTVVASLGMSVGLCTWFGLRFTLQGRDVFPYLVVIVGLENILVLTRSVVSTPANLDVKIRVAQGLSREGWNITKNLLTEITILTVGFFTFVPAIQEFCLFAVVALLSDFVLQMLFFSTVLSIDILRKELSEIQRQRRQLQPGQQYLATNHSVQTPNSAERAFIANSVHPHLRTRGHTAAISSKATPTAVVAPSSYTHNRSAMARVPRRIKIVHFWARTRFFQRTFMVAVVIWMSIFFYKYVAIENLTGETAGWSVQPNDSSPVELPAQSPQPSVKVSCSAGSNCVRSGEPDVTKETATHRAASEYATVSPSTGKEEIDWQSRLQHPKNVDLWRRLSYRHWPDLLDIYNISLAGKCIAILPSIRLSIPVHPERLSEVRNSRDGEYLSRSRWKSLASALDSLDVLDGDDSDFGTSGLNHDGGLNSGSGGNGGSDEDSKTPYVPSSPIQIILTTLLAIPSVVFIAYVTVVLYRCICSRHYAEWRSSSTFWSLGWGWAGNAGGGLTQESREYYSQIVAESMPLVLDGHRSPIECISTDGDVVSSVCLSGQLHIWDIQTGDAVAQIDRNTYFAALHQQSTPPSPNGLRRDTYSSTNEMAAFNGPTFSNPIVLRSSGSFHSPPASPNDLSWKDRTSPTSVKTSYYPSPVWCMQCFDGQVALGCANGRIEIWSHSSGLRCLYDDGGGVGVAKLKVCGEYLLAARLNGTLESFQFHADFGSSVEQVDRRVHSLHGVGEYDSEGRHSPSVFRLVRLNWARAHQQPISVLDASANGSRVVTGSLDHCLKVWRLETLTALYCLHGHRGPITAMFIDGAYPCSASGTGSQDGMLCMWDLSSGTCVYSLQAHDGSVSVLTYTSSYVISLGADDKLCVWERFQGHLLNSLSLARLALCGSLAMLNDRLLVTSRQGSLVVWDVRTGESIREVRLGDADSSTFVRNVMVVRDNVICDYGTQLRIVSFPMISTHKVE